The DNA segment TCATCGAGATCAATGCCGAAGACCGCTATGTCACAGTCGAGGCGGGTGTCACCTGGGCGCAGCTTCGAGATGCGCTGCGTCCGCTGGGCCTGATGACGCCGTTCTGGGGCACCTTTTCGGGCCTTCATGCCACGGTGGGTGGTTCGGTTTCCCAGGGCGCCAAATTCTTCGGCTCGGCATCGCGGGGCAGTTCCGCGGAATCGGTGCTCGGCCTTAGGGTGGTCACCGGCACCGGCGAAGTCATCGAAACCGGATCGGCAGGCGGGGAAAACACCACCCCGTTCTTCCGCAATTATGGCCCCGACCTCACGGGCATATTTCTCGGCGATTGCGGAGCCTTCGGCATCAAGACGCAGATCACCCTGCAGTTGATCCCGACGGCGAAAGGCGAAGCTTTCGTGTCGTTCTCGTTCGACGACCCGGCTGCGCAGATGCGCGCCATGGGCCAGATCGGCGCGGAACTGCTGGCGTCGGAATGCCTCGGCATGGACCCGTTCTCGGCGCAGTCTCGCATGCAGAGCGATGGCCTTCTGGCCGATCTCAAGACCGTCGGGCAGATCATCAAAGGCGCGTCGAGCCTCCGCTCCGGCCTGCGCGACGCAACCCTGATTGCCCTGCACGGCCGGCGCTTCGCCAAAAAGGTCGGCTACCTGATGAACACCATCATCGAGGGTGGCGACCAGCGCGAGGCCGATCGCAAGGCGCAACGCGTGCGGGCCATTGCGCGAAACTTCGGCGGACGCGAAATTCCGGCGTCCATCCCGCGCGTCATGCGCGCCATGCCGTTCCCGCCCATGTCCGGACTTCTGACCCCGTCAGGTAAGCGCATGGCCTGGCTGCACACGGTCGTGCCCAATTCGCGTGGGGCGGAGTGCTTCACCCGCACCGAAGCCGTCTTCCAGCGCGATGCCGTGGCTCTCAAGGCGGCCGGCATATCGCATGGCTACCTGCTTTCCACTCATGGCCCCTCGGGCGTAGGCGTCGAGACACTGATCCGCTGGTCGGATGCGCCACTGCCCATCCATCTCGACTTCATGAGCGAGGCGCAGCGCGCCGCCTTGAAGCGCCGGCCGGACAATCCTGCCTCGCGCGAAAAGCTCAGGGAACTGACGCGCGACATCCTCGCCGAATGGCGGGAACTGGGCGGCGTCCACATGCAGGTCGGCCGAAAGTATCCCTTTATGCAGACGCGCCAGGCGCCGGTCCGCGCCCTCCTCGATCAGCTCAAGCACCAGTTCGACCCTTCGGACATCATGAGCCCGGGCAATCTGTTCACGCTCGACTAGCCCCACAGCGATTCTCAAAAAAGGCCCGGCAGTTCTGCCGGGCCTTTTCCATTTCATGAACGACCGACAAAAAAATGGGCCGGAAAAACCGGCCCATCTTCGTCTCCGGGAGGAGATTATTCGAAGGTGTAGAGGCGAACGATCTCGTCCGGATAGGGGACGTAGTCGATGTCCGCCTTGACGCCATAGACCTGAAGCATGTCGTAGAGCGGGAGGAACTGACGGTCTTCGTTGCTGATGCGGAACGCCTCGCTGATCATTTCCTGCTTCTTGGCCTCGTCGATTTCCTGGCGCTGGGACTTCACCAGGGCATCGATCTCGGGATTGTTGTGACGCAGGTGACCACCGGCCTCGTAGAGGGTCGCGAGGATCGTCTCGGCGTGGAACTGCGAAGAGCCAAAGGCGAAGTAGTACATCGGGCTCAGCTTGTTCTGGACCCAGGCCGGGAAGAAGGCCGTGAATTCCATCGGATTAAGCTGAACCTGAAGACCGGCACTAGTCAGATAGCCGGCGATCGCCTGCGCGACTTCGTTGGCCATCGGATAGTTGTTGTTCGGGTAGTCGAGGATGATCGGGGTGCCGTCATATCCGGCTTCCTGAACCAGCTGCTTGGCAAGTTCGGGGTCGAACTGGGTTGGCGTGAACGAAGCGTCATAGCCCCCGTTGGACGGCGGGATCATCATGCCGGTGGCTTTGCCCGTGCCGCGCATCAGCTGGTCGGCGATGGCAACGCGGTCGATGGCGACGTCAACGGCCTGGCGGATCTTGGGATTGTCGAAGGGCGCCTGATCCGGATTGAGCTCGAGGAAGGCGACGCGGTAGCCTGGCGCAACTTCGACCTTGAGGTCGGGATTGCCGGCCAGCATGTCCATCAGGCTCGGCGGCAGGCTCGGAACGAGATCGACCTCACCCGAAAGCAGGGCATTGGCGCGCGCGGCGTCGGAGGGGATCGGACGGAAGATGCCGGTCTTCACAGCCGGTTCGCCACCCCAGTAATCCGGGAATGCCTGGAGGACCATGCGGTCGTCCTTCACCCATTCGGCCACGGTAT comes from the Devosia lucknowensis genome and includes:
- a CDS encoding FAD-binding oxidoreductase, producing the protein MASDIADPASQLAERLPGLRIETRDLDLYSTDVFYQAPHAPVAVLHPESEGDIVNMVREAAVLGLGLYARGGGLSYSAGYLPVRPNCALVDLSALDKVIEINAEDRYVTVEAGVTWAQLRDALRPLGLMTPFWGTFSGLHATVGGSVSQGAKFFGSASRGSSAESVLGLRVVTGTGEVIETGSAGGENTTPFFRNYGPDLTGIFLGDCGAFGIKTQITLQLIPTAKGEAFVSFSFDDPAAQMRAMGQIGAELLASECLGMDPFSAQSRMQSDGLLADLKTVGQIIKGASSLRSGLRDATLIALHGRRFAKKVGYLMNTIIEGGDQREADRKAQRVRAIARNFGGREIPASIPRVMRAMPFPPMSGLLTPSGKRMAWLHTVVPNSRGAECFTRTEAVFQRDAVALKAAGISHGYLLSTHGPSGVGVETLIRWSDAPLPIHLDFMSEAQRAALKRRPDNPASREKLRELTRDILAEWRELGGVHMQVGRKYPFMQTRQAPVRALLDQLKHQFDPSDIMSPGNLFTLD
- a CDS encoding ABC transporter substrate-binding protein, yielding MSYFTMMKGFAAAALVGATSLLALSTAAMAAPEQLTIALSGDVPTLDPSKDTSPIGLNLRLNVYNALTELGRDGEVIPQLAESWTVSDDLTEWTFKLREGVKFHDGSTMTADDVVFTTEHVLADETSPVRAFLRLVKTAEAIDDTTVKFTLVQPYAMFDRQSKYLYVMSRAYYDANGDTGYATAPIGTGPYTVAEWVKDDRMVLQAFPDYWGGEPAVKTGIFRPIPSDAARANALLSGEVDLVPSLPPSLMDMLAGNPDLKVEVAPGYRVAFLELNPDQAPFDNPKIRQAVDVAIDRVAIADQLMRGTGKATGMMIPPSNGGYDASFTPTQFDPELAKQLVQEAGYDGTPIILDYPNNNYPMANEVAQAIAGYLTSAGLQVQLNPMEFTAFFPAWVQNKLSPMYYFAFGSSQFHAETILATLYEAGGHLRHNNPEIDALVKSQRQEIDEAKKQEMISEAFRISNEDRQFLPLYDMLQVYGVKADIDYVPYPDEIVRLYTFE